Proteins from one Hyperolius riggenbachi isolate aHypRig1 chromosome 4, aHypRig1.pri, whole genome shotgun sequence genomic window:
- the AMD1 gene encoding S-adenosylmethionine decarboxylase proenzyme yields MEESGAHFFEGTEKLLEVWFSQQDEGKGSGDLRDIPRFEWDKLLENVHCLIISVTKTDKQEAYVLSESSMFVSKRRFILKTCGTTLLLQALVPLLELAREYCGFDSIQNFFYSRKNFMKPDHQEYPHRNFQEEVEFLNEIFPNGAAYCMGRMNSDCWYLYTLDVPEGFVINQPDQTLEILMSELDPEIMDQFYMKDGVTANDVTRMSGIRDLIPGSVIDATMFSPCGYSMNGMKSDGTYWTIHITPEPEFSYVSFETNVSQTSYDDLISKVVDVFKPRKFVTTLFVNQSSKCRSTFTCAQKIDGFRHLDRQSAQFNNYNFVFTSFAKCQPQQS; encoded by the exons ATGGAGGAGAGCGGCGCACACTTCTTTGAGGGCACCGAGAAGCTGCTGGAGGTTTGGTTCAGCCAGCAGGACGAGGGCAAAGGATCCGGGGACCTTCGAGACATCCCAAG gtTTGAGTGGGACAAACTTTTGGAGAATGTTCATTGTTTGATCATAAGTGTGACAAAAACTGACAAGCAGGAAGCTTATGTACTCAG TGAGAGTAGCATGTTTGTCTCCAAGAGACGTTTCATTTTGAAGACATGTGGTACCACCCTCTTACTGCAAGCACTGGTTCCCCTGTTAGAGCTCGCTAGGGAATACTGTGGGTTTGATTCCATTCAG AACTTTTTTTATTCGCGAAAGAATTTTATGAAACCAGACCACCAGGAGTACCCACATAGAAATTTCCAGGAAGAAGTTGAATTTCTAAATGAAATTTTTCCAA ATGGAGCAGCTTATTGCATGGGTCGCATGAATTCTGATTGCTG GTACTTGTATACTCTGGATGTCCCAGAGGGTTTTGTCATCAATCAGCCGGACCAAACACTGGAAATTTTGATGAGTGAGCTTGACCCAGAAATAATGGACCAGTTCTACATGAAAGATGGTGTTACTGCAAATGATGTCACTCGT aTGAGTGGAATTCGTGACCTGATTCCAGGTTCTGTCATTGATGCTACAATGTTCAGTCCTTGTGGTTATTCAATGAATGGGATGAAATCAGAT gGAACTTACTGGACTATTCACATCACTCCAGAGCCAGAATTTTCATATGTTAGTTTTGAAACTAATGTATCTCAGACAAGCTATGATGATTTGATTAGTAAAGTTGTGGATGTGTTCAAGCCAAGGAAATTTGTGACCACCCTCTTTGTTAATCAG agctccAAATGTCGTTCTACATTCACTTGTGCTCAAAAGATTGATGGCTTCAGACATCTTGATCGCCAGTCTGCTCAATTCAACAATTACAATTTTGTTTTTACCAGTTTTGCTAAATGCCAACCACAGCAGAGTTGA